In Heteronotia binoei isolate CCM8104 ecotype False Entrance Well chromosome 5, APGP_CSIRO_Hbin_v1, whole genome shotgun sequence, the DNA window gagccccatagcgcagagtggtgaagctgcagtactgcagtctgagccctctcctcacgacctgagtttgatctcggcggaagctgggttcaggcagccggcttgaggttgactcagccttccatccttttgaggtcagtcaaatgagtccccagcttgctggcggggggggagaagcgtaaatgactggggaaggcaatggcaaggaaaggaaaggtcccctgtgcaagcaccagtcgtttccgactctggggtgacattgctttcacgttttcacggcagacttttttacagggtggtttgccatcgccttccccagtcatctacacttcccccccagcaagctgggtactcattttaccgacctcggaaggatggaaggctgagtaaatctagagccggctacctgaatccagcttccgctgggatcgaactcaggtcgtgagcagagttcagatcacagtactgcagtactgctgctttaccactctgcgccacggggccgctaaggcaatggcaaaccaccccgtaaaaagtctgccgtgaaaacgcaaaagcaacgtcacccccaagtcggaaacgactggtgcttgcacaggggactttttagGTGGTTTCACGCTCACTCCGGCATTTTACAgaggcattttggcctggaaTGGCTTAATGAAGATGTGCGAGTTCCGCTTTTTCATTTCTAAAATATCATTCTTAAACGtttgtgatgcatcccagtgtggCATTCTAGGTTGTTTTGTACCTGTCCTGGGCTGTTCCGCGGTATTTCGGCCTGGAGCGGGTTAATAAagatgttccaaacctttaatcatttcagttgctcttttctgcacttttttaaCAGTGCCACAGTACCTTTTTTTtcaagtgtggtgaccagaaatgTACACGGTAGTCCTAATGAggccgcgccatcgatttatacagggccattatgatactgatttgttttcagtccccttcctaataatccccagcatagtgttggccttgtttgttgcagtcgcacactgactcgacattttcagcgagttcTCTGCCAGGACTCCAAGATCTCCCTCTTAAAAGCTCTCTCTCattaaaagcagcaaaaaaaaagggaTCTTATCCTTTGCTGAGCTGCCTCCAGGCCATTGTATCCTCTTTCCTCCTATGAAGGAGACTGACCCTTGGCAAGCTGAGGGCCTGTTCATGGGGAGCGGCTGGTTTTAGTTCCAGAAAAAGTTCGGtagaaaaaaggccagcaggaactcatttgcatattaggccacacccctgatggcgagccagccagaactgcattcctgcttttttttttaaaaaaagccctcctaCTTCCCCTGCGGTACAGTCTTTGCGTGGCACctgcccctagggttgccaatccccaggtgggggcaggggatctcccggtttggaggccctccccccgcttcagggtcgtcaaaaagcgggggaggggagggaaatgtctgctgggaactctttattattccctatggagatttattcccatagaaaatcatggagaattgatccgcgggtgtctggggctctgggggggctgtattttgaggtagaggcaccaaactttcagtgcagcatctagtgcctctccccaaaatatcccccaagtttcaaaacgattggaccaaggggtccaattctatgagccccaaaagaaggtgcccctattcattatttcctatggaaggaaggcattgaaaaggtgtgccgtccctttaaatgtgatggccagaactccctttggagttcagtgatgcttgtcgcagccttgatcttggctccaccccaatgtctcctggctccacccccaaagtctcctggctccacccccaaagtccccagatatttcttgaattggacgtggcaaccccaCCTGCCCCAGTTGCAGGTAGAGCGATGGGGTGTTACAGGAACATCCAGGAAACAATACAATAGAAGTTGGGATTATGAAAATGAGCAGAAcatgtgggggaaggggaagagctggaaccaagaaTAAGCATCCACATGTCACAGGAGTTACACAGAAGGCTCTTGCTTATGGCAGTACAGGCCACAGTCCCTGTTCCCTTGACCGAAACAGCTTCCTGAAAACATTTCATTGCATCATTTGCAGAAAGCCATGATAAAGGCAGCCTTTCTGGCCTCCTCCTGCAGGCTGTTcatgcaggctcctcccccaggCTTTGGGCACAGCACAGAATGCACATGAAGAGGCTACTGTTGATTTGGCCTGTTGCATGGAgccacctgcagaaggccctgctcaggaGCCCCGGCTGTCTTCGTGGAGCAGAGCGGGAAAGGCGGTCTTGGCAGGCAAAAGGGATCCAGACTGTGATGGACTTTGTATGaaatagcccaggggtggctaccgttggccacccctgaaatagcccATTGTTCCATTAAGCCTGATCAGGTTTGCCTGAGCAAACTTTCTAAAAGACTTAGCCCTTCCAGAACAATGAAATATTCAAGGTGAGATTTCAGATCGTGTGTCAACAGAAAAAAATTAACTTCTTACGAGTTGACGATTTCATTTCAACTGAAGCGTGCTCTTTtattagaagatgatattggatttatatcccgctcacaatctcctttacctccccccccaccacaacagacaccatgtgaggtgggtggggctgagagggctcccacagcagctgccctttcaaggacagagtctcagagcggcctacaatctcctttcccttcctcccccacaacaggcaccctgtgaagtgggtggggctggagagggctctcacagcagctgccctttcaaggacaacctctgccagagctatggctgacccaaggccattccagcaggtgcaagtggaggagtggggaatcaaacccggttctcccagataagagtccacacacttaaccactacaccaaactggtacacCAAACCAGTTAAGGATTGGGTGAAAAGGCGAAAGTTAATCATACAAGTACAGAAAGACGCACACAATAAAAATCAGGTCTACTATTCCTCTGACTTAGCTAAATACGTATGCGTTACAGTTCTCTTAAGATTCAGGCAAGTCAGAAGGGAGGGTTgtattgtgtgtgtctgtgcgtgTGTCTGCGTGCGCTGCCCCAGGAAGTCATGCCACCCTCTGGTGACTGCCCCTTACTGAGGaagtggaggatattcagagaggtggctgaataaactcCACCTCTGtcttcccaactgctggtatttcaaggaggtctcccatccaagcactaaatAGTCGGCtccacttagcttccaaaatctgacaagatcaggcttgtttCAGGTTGGGGCAGAAAAATCAGTCTTTACGTTGATAGGCAGAAGACTATGTACAAAGGGAAGGCCAGCACACCTGATATGCTCACCCAATAGAGGGTCTTTTCTGACTGGAAACCACCAGTAGAATGCCCAATTAGTCCTCCTTATGTGACACTTTCGATAACGGTGtcagaggaagagaaataaaacCTCTGAAGATGTAATTCTCCTCCAGATAAAACAATTTTGGTCCCTAAAGTAATTGTAGTAAGAAACCGAATATTTAGCCTTAAATAGcatggaaaaaaatatttttacaaatttataatttttctcttttatacTACAGAAATTTCCTCGTGGCCCAGCATCGTTCCGtttttattctattctgtattatgagccaatatgtgtacgtccctttctgacctctggagaagaccaatttaggtcgaaatgcgtcaggtcaagttgagccgggttcccattgtggttttatgatcgtacgtaggatagaggcttacgatgggcccttaaatggttttagctttcaacaataaatacatgtatgttgatttgtgattttttttacactttgtttttaaattgaattgCATATTAACCCTTTAGGTTTCTTACTCAGGTTTTTGGTTTAAgttcctttcccttctttgttttcccCTAAAATAATTGCGCAAAGGAGTAATGATACCACATGGACTACTATACAATACATCTTGATGACAGCCATTAAATTCTTAAAGTCTTCTTAAAAGACTCGAGACAGTTGttgtttgaacataagaacataagagaagccatgttagatcaggccaatggcccatccagtccaacattctgtgtcacacagcggcaaatatatatatatatatatatatatatatatatatatatatatatatatatatatatatatatatatatatatatatatatatacacacacacacacacacacactcacacacacactgtggctaatagccactgagtcctcccgaaccagagacattccatctcctgtcggctttctcacaatacaagaactcgtgggcattcgatgaaattgctgagcagtcaggttagaacggataaaaggaagtacttcttcacccaaagggtgattaacatgtggaattcactgccacaggaggtggtggcggctgcaagcatagccagcttcaagaagggattggataaaaatatggagcagaggtccatcagtggcttacgttctaaataaaaatcggctgatcttaaaggtgccacttgactcctgctttgttcaactgtttcagaccaacacagctgcccacttggatctaataaAGCATTAAgttgaaacattaaattaaaacaattgaAATATGACTTAAggcactccaggcatttgtatggtttctcccctgtgtgaaatCTTTTGGTGGTAAGTGAGCTGATTGTTCCAAGAGAAATTTTCCCCACAATCTGGATATCTTTATTTCTTCCCATTGTGTCTCCTTTGGTGGGAAGTAAAACATGTACTCTGACTGAACCTTTTCCCCACACTACAAGCATTTagatggtttctccccagtgtgagtTTTTTGATGCTCACAAAGATGTGATTtccgactgaagcttttcccacactcaagacatttgtatggtttctcccctgtgtgaattcttcgatgggaGATGAGGCAATCTTttcttccaaaacttttcccacactcctgacattcatatggtttctcccctgtgtgcattcTTTGATGGCAGGTAAGGCTATGTTTTCTTGAAAAACTttccccacactccaggcatttatatggtttctcctcaGTGTGAGTTTTTTGATGCTCACAAAGTTGTGATTTCCAACTGAAGCTTTTCTCACACTCAAGACATTTGTATGGTTTTtcgcctgtgtggattctttgatgggagGTAAGGCTATGTTTTCTTCCAAAACTTTTCCTACACTCTTggcattcatatggtttctcccctgtgtgaattctttgatgacaAGTGAGATTGGCAATTAAAGTGAAGCTTTTCTCACACTCAagacatttgtatggtttctcccctgtgtgaattcttcgatgggaGATGAGGCAATCTTttcttccaaaacttttcccacactcctgacattcatatggtttctcccctgtgtgcattcTTTGATGGCAGGTAAGGCTATGTTTTCTTGCAAAACTttccccacactccaggcatttatatggtttctcctcaGTGTGAGTTTTTTGATGCTCACAAAGTTGTGATTTCCAACTGAAGCTTTTCTCACACTCAAGACATTTGTATGGTTTTtcgcctgtgtggattctttgatgggagGTAAGGCTATGTTTTCTTCCAAAACTTTTCCTACACTCTTggcattcatatggtttctcccctgtgtgaattctttgatgacaAGTGAGATTGGCACTTaaagtgaagcttttcccacactcaaaacatttgtatggtttctcccctgtgtgaattcttcgatgggaGATGAGGCAATCTTttcttccaaaacttttcccacactcctgacattcatatggtttctcccctgtgtgcattcTTTGATGGCAGGTAAGGCTATGTTTTCTTGCAAAACTttccccacactccaggcatttatatggtttctcctcaGTGTGAGTTTTTTGATGCTCACAAAGTTGTGATCTCCAACTGAAGCTTTTCTCACACTCAagacatttgtatggtttctcccctgtgtgaattcttcgatgggaGATGAGGCAATCTTttcttccaaaacttttcccacactcctgacattcatatggtttctcccctgtgtgcattcTTTGATGGCAGGTAAGGCTATGTTTTCTTGCAAAACTttccccacactccaggcatttatatggtttctcctcaGTGTGAGTTTTTTGATGCTCACAAAGTTGTGATCTccaactgaagcttttcccacactcaagacatttgtatggtttctcccctgtgtgaattcttcgatgggaGATGAGGCAATCTTttcttccaaaacttttcccacactcctgacattcatatggtttctcccctgtgtgcattcTTTGATGGCAGGTAAGGCTATGTTTTCTTGAAAAACTttccccacactccaggcatttatatggtttctcctcaGTGTGAGTTTTTTGATGCTCACAAAGTTGTGATTTCCAACTGAAGCTTTTCTCACACTCAAGACATTTGTATGGTTTTtcgcctgtgtggattctttgatgggagGTAAGGCTATGTTTTCTTCCAAAACTTTTCCTACACTCTTggcattcatatggtttctcccctgtgtgaattctttgatgacaAGTGAGATTGGCAATTAAAGTGAAGCTTTTCTCACACTCAagacatttgtatggtttctcccctgtgtgaattcttcgatgggaGATGAGGCAATCTTttcttccaaaacttttcccacactcctgacattcatatggtttctcccctgtgtgcattcTTTGATGGCAGGTAAGGCTATGTTTTCTTGCAAAACTttccccacactccaggcatttatatggtttctcctcaGTGTGAGTTTTTTGATGCTCACAAAGTTGTGATTTCCAACTGAAGCTTTTCTCACACTCAAGACATTTGTATGGTTTTtcgcctgtgtggattctttgatgggagGTAAGGCTATGTTTTCTTCCAAAACTTTTCCTACACTCTTggcattcatatggtttctcccctgtgtgaattctttgatgacaAGTGAGATTGGCACTTaaagtgaagcttttcccacactcaaaacatttgtatggtttctcccctgtgtgaattcttcgatgggaGATGAGGCAATCTTttcttccaaaacttttcccacactcctgacattcatatggtttctcccctgtgtgcattcTTTGATGGCAGGTAAGGCTATGTTTTCTTGCAAAACTttccccacactccaggcatttatatggtttctcctcaGTGTGAGTTTTTTGATGCTCACAAAGTTGTGATCTCCAACTGAAGCTTTTCTCACACTCAagacatttgtatggtttctcccctgtgtgaattcttcgatgggaGATGAGGCAATCTTttcttccaaaacttttcccacactcctgacattcatatggtttctcccctgtgtgcattcTTTGATGGCAGGTAAGGCTATGTTTTCTTGCAAAACTttccccacactccaggcatttatatggtttctcctcaGTGTGAGTTTTTTGATGCTCACAAAGTTGTGATCTCCAACTGAAGCTTTTCTCACACTCAagacatttgtatggtttctcccctgtgtgaattcttcgatgggaGATGAGGCAATCTTttcttccaaaacttttcccacactcctgacattcatatggtttctcccctgtgtgcattcTTTGATGGCAGGTAAGGCTATGTTTTCTTGCAAAACTttccccacactccaggcatttatatggtttctcctcaGTGTGAGTTTTTTGATGCTCACAAAGTTGTGATCTCCAACTGAAGCTTTTCTCACACTCAagacatttgtatggtttctcccctgtgtgaattcttcgatgggaGATGAGGCAATCTtttcttccaaaatttttcccacactcctggcattgatatggtttctcccctgtgtgaattctttggtgggaAGCAAGGCATGCTCTCTGCCTGAAACTTTTTttgcactccaagcatttatatattttctttctgTTACGCATCCTTTGTTGAATATTAATAATCGATATTTTAGGGAAAGCTTCACTGCTTGCAGTGCCCTCCTTCCCGCTGTCTCTTTGACACGTGTTTTGCTGTAGAGAGTCATCCTCCTGAAAAAGACCAGCATTATTCCTTCCTTTTGCCGGAtgtttttcttcctccttccttggtGCATCCAAATATACCAACTGCTCTTGCACGTTGGAATATgcattttcttttcccctccatCGGCGTTCTTTTGCTTCATTCGCTGACTTCCACACGTCTCCTGCTGAAAGAAAGGAACACCCGGTGTGATTATAGGACATTTTCCACAAACACTGAATTTTGAGTTCACAGCACCTAGGATGCAGAAAACCAGGCACATTGTGATTAGCTTCAGACAGACAATCGGTATGTGTGAGATAAGACTCCTTTGTCCCTGTTCAACCCAGAAGGGGTGGGGTCCGTTGTTTTGAATTTGTAAATAAACGTATAAAGTTTAGCGATCATGCATTTTAGTTTCTCCTCGAAGCTTCTCTGTTTAAGGACTGCCACCCATAAGTTCATTTGTTCTTTTGTGTAGGGATTGGCCTgtttcaagagccccgtggcgcagagtggtaaagctgcagtactgcagtcggagccctctgctcacgacctgagttcgatcccagcggaagctggttcaggtagccggctcgaggttgactcagccttgcatccttgcgaggtcggtcaaatgagtccccagcttgctgggggaaagcataatgactggggaaggcaatggcaaaccacctcgtaaaaaggtctgccgtgaaaacgttgtgaaagcagcgtcaccccagagttggaaacgactggcgcttgcacaggggacctttcctttcctgacctGTTTACCAGACAGAGTGGAAAGCCATTGCTGCTGTTTGTTAGGATAGCCCACCTTCAGCCAGTTTggcctagtggttaagtgtgcagactcttatgtgggagaaccaggtttgactccccactcctccacttgcagctgctggaatggccttgggtcagccataactctcttatctgggagaaccgggtttgattccccactcctccccttgcagctgctggaatggccttgggtcagccagagctctcttatctgggagaactgggtttgattccccactcctccccttgcagctgctggagtggccttgggtcagccatagctgtcttatctgggagaactgggtttgattccccactccttcccttgcagctgctggaatggccttgggtcagccatagctctcttatctgggagaaccgggtttgattccccactcctccccttgcagctgctggagtggccttgggtcagccatagctctcttatctgggagaaccgggtttgattccccactcctccacttgcacctgctgtaatggccttgggtcagccatagctctggcagaggttgtccttgaaagggcagcttccgtgagagccctctcagccccacccacctcacagggtgcctgttgtgggggaggaagggaaaggagattgtaggactCCCTCTGGAAAACGCTGGATTTTCAGAGTGGACAAAACTAAGCTAGACTTGGCGTAAGGGGAGAAGACTAGGGAGAAGGGCTGAGGATCTGCAAGCATCCACAGTCCAGCCAAGCTCTTTTCAGGGCAGACTGCGAGGTTAAATTAGGCCACAGACATTCACCAGCCTGTGGAAGGAATTGCAGGCAACACACAGTCTGAAGACAGACCTCTTCAGCCCCTACCTGATGATCCCTCCTCTTCATCGCAGTCCAGGAGAAACagcccttcctcttcttcttccagccaggataTGAGGTCAGGTTTGGGGATCAGAGGCCCTGTTGATCAGAGGGAAATACCCACCAAAATTAGACCGCTTCTGTGTGCCCATGCATCCAACCATTCCAAACCAAAAGAAAATGGCAGGACCCCAGTGTTGCGGGATTTTTATTTGTacccagaaagccagtttggtgtagcggttaagtgtgcagactcttatgtgggagaaccaggtttgaatccccactcctccacttgcagctgctggaatggccttgggtcagccataactctcttatctgggagaaccgggtttgattccccactcctccacttgcagctgctggaatggccttgggtcagccataactctcttatatgggagaaccgggtttgattccccactcctccacttgcagctgctggaatggccttgggtcagccagagctctcgcagaatggtccttgaaagggcagcttctgtcagagctctctcagccccacccacctcacagggtgtctgttgtggggggagaagatatatgagattgtaagccgctctgagtctctgattcagagcgaagggcggggtataaatctgcaattcttcttcttctacccacaGCAACACAAACCCAAACTcaaaacctgcagttatcagGAGGCTAATACATACTCGCTAATAAGTTTTAAGTCCTCATCGATAAA includes these proteins:
- the LOC132571598 gene encoding zinc finger protein 850-like, producing the protein MSYNHTGCSFLSAGDVWKSANEAKERRWRGKENAYSNVQEQLVYLDAPRKEEEKHPAKGRNNAGLFQEDDSLQQNTCQRDSGKEGTASSEAFPKISIINIQQRMRNRKKIYKCLECKKSFRQRACLASHQRIHTGEKPYQCQECGKNFGRKDCLISHRRIHTGEKPYKCLECEKSFSWRSQLCEHQKTHTEEKPYKCLECGESFARKHSLTCHQRMHTGEKPYECQECGKSFGRKDCLISHRRIHTGEKPYKCLECEKSFSWRSQLCEHQKTHTEEKPYKCLECGESFARKHSLTCHQRMHTGEKPYECQECGKSFGRKDCLISHRRIHTGEKPYKCLECEKSFSWRSQLCEHQKTHTEEKPYKCLECGESFARKHSLTCHQRMHTGEKPYECQECGKSFGRKDCLISHRRIHTGEKPYKCFECGKSFTLSANLTCHQRIHTGEKPYECQECRKSFGRKHSLTSHQRIHTGEKPYKCLECEKSFSWKSQLCEHQKTHTEEKPYKCLECGESFARKHSLTCHQRMHTGEKPYECQECGKSFGRKDCLISHRRIHTGEKPYKCLECEKSFTLIANLTCHQRIHTGEKPYECQECRKSFGRKHSLTSHQRIHTGEKPYKCLECEKSFSWKSQLSCHQRMHTGEKPYECQECGKSFGRKDCLISHRRIHTGEKPYKCLECGKSFSWRSQLCEHQKTHTEEKPYKCLECGESFARKHSLTCHQRMHTGEKPYECQECGKSFGRKDCLISHRRIHTGEKPYKCLECEKSFSWRSQLCEHQKTHTEEKPYKCLECGESFARKHSLTCHQRMHTGEKPYECQECGKSFGRKDCLISHRRIHTGEKPYKCFECGKSFTLSANLTCHQRIHTGEKPYECQECRKSFGRKHSLTSHQRIHTGEKPYKCLECEKSFSWKSQLCEHQKTHTEEKPYKCLECGESFARKHSLTCHQRMHTGEKPYECQECGKSFGRKDCLISHRRIHTGEKPYKCLECEKSFTLIANLTCHQRIHTGEKPYECQECRKSFGRKHSLTSHQRIHTGEKPYKCLECEKSFSWKSQLCEHQKTHTEEKPYKCLECGESFSRKHSLTCHQRMHTGEKPYECQECGKSFGRKDCLISHRRIHTGEKPYKCLECGKSFSRKSHLCEHQKTHTGEKPSKCLQEYKDPPGCLHHHLLRALKERSRHAARSGPLIPKPDLISRLEEEEGPFQLGCDEEAGSTAGDVWKSANEAEDHRWMELEDTYSNVKEKIESLDALLNLLDAKGSNNSGLLQGDDSLKQNTCQRDSKNEFTASSEKSTEISVINIQQRIRHRKKIYKSLRCRKSFRQRARLTSHQRIHTGEKPYDCQECGKVLEEKVASSPIKKITK